In one window of Buchnera aphidicola (Rhopalosiphum maidis) DNA:
- the rplY gene encoding 50S ribosomal protein L25, translating to MLIVKAEIRDKKGKSFSRQLRIVNKFPGVLYGSNNTPISLIMDHNPIFNLQKKEEFYKENLCLLIKEEKFIVKVHAIQRHSFKMKILHIDFIYAKNLEFN from the coding sequence ATGCTTATAGTTAAAGCAGAAATAAGAGATAAAAAAGGAAAAAGTTTTAGTAGACAATTACGTATAGTAAATAAATTTCCAGGAGTTTTATATGGTTCTAATAATACTCCAATATCCCTTATTATGGATCATAATCCAATTTTTAATTTACAGAAAAAAGAAGAATTTTATAAAGAAAATTTATGTTTATTAATTAAAGAAGAAAAATTTATAGTTAAAGTTCATGCTATACAACGTCATTCATTTAAAATGAAAATATTACACATTGATTTTATTTATGCAAAAAATTTAGAGTTTAATTAG
- the nfo gene encoding deoxyribonuclease IV, with protein MNYIGAHVSSSGGLEKAVFRAFQIKATTFSFFTKNQLQWTSLPLQKKNIEDFKKACINYNFLLEKILPHSSYLINLGHPIDIFLEKSRLAFIDEITRCDQLGLRFLNFHPGSHLNKISETTCLLRIAESINIALEKTKNVVAVIENTAGQGTNVGYKFEHLCEIIKKINDKSRIGVCIDTCHLFASGYDLRTKIDYESTFNKFFDLIELKYLKGLHLNDSKREFNSRVDRHESLGLGKIGKSVFEWIVENKNFHNIPMILETINPKIWEKEIDWLRSLKRKSN; from the coding sequence ATGAACTATATTGGTGCACATGTTAGTTCTTCTGGTGGTTTAGAAAAAGCAGTTTTTCGTGCTTTTCAAATAAAAGCAACAACTTTTTCGTTTTTTACTAAAAATCAACTTCAATGGACTTCTCTTCCCTTACAAAAAAAAAATATAGAGGATTTTAAAAAAGCTTGTATTAATTATAACTTTTTACTTGAAAAAATTTTACCCCATAGTAGTTATTTAATTAATTTAGGTCATCCGATTGATATTTTTTTAGAAAAATCTCGTCTTGCTTTTATTGATGAAATAACGCGTTGTGATCAACTTGGTTTACGTTTTTTAAATTTTCATCCTGGTAGTCATCTAAATAAAATTTCTGAAACAACTTGTTTATTAAGAATTGCTGAATCTATTAATATAGCTTTGGAGAAAACAAAGAACGTAGTTGCTGTAATAGAAAACACTGCAGGTCAAGGTACTAATGTTGGCTATAAATTTGAACATTTATGTGAAATAATCAAAAAAATTAATGATAAATCTAGAATTGGAGTATGTATTGATACTTGTCATTTATTTGCATCAGGATATGATTTAAGAACAAAAATAGATTATGAAAGTACATTTAATAAATTTTTTGATTTAATAGAATTAAAATATTTAAAAGGTTTACATTTAAATGATTCTAAAAGAGAATTTAATAGTCGTGTAGATCGACATGAAAGTTTAGGTTTAGGTAAAATTGGAAAATCAGTTTTTGAATGGATTGTAGAAAATAAAAATTTTCATAATATTCCAATGATATTGGAAACAATTAATCCAAAAATATGGGAAAAAGAAATTGATTGGTTGAGATCGTTGAAACGAAAATCAAATTAA
- the folE gene encoding GTP cyclohydrolase I FolE, with protein MTKITKEANIARNVLLLKGLENPILKEYNDIKEKERELLIAKYLYKIMSLLNLDLKNQSLKDTPIRISKMYINEIFSGLDYKNFPKIMLMDNKIKFNEMIIVRDILLTSTCEHHFITINGEATIAYIPETKIIGLSKINRIAQFYAKRPQIQERLTKQILLVLQVLLQTKNVAIIIHMNHFCVKARGVRDTSSSTVTSCLEGLFKSDKSIREEFFKNKK; from the coding sequence ATGACCAAAATTACTAAAGAAGCTAATATTGCACGTAATGTTTTATTATTAAAAGGTCTAGAAAATCCTATTTTAAAAGAATACAATGATATAAAAGAAAAAGAAAGAGAATTATTGATTGCAAAATATTTATATAAAATTATGTCTTTATTAAATTTAGATTTAAAAAATCAAAGTTTAAAAGATACTCCTATTCGAATATCAAAAATGTATATTAATGAAATTTTTTCTGGTTTAGATTATAAAAATTTTCCAAAAATTATGCTAATGGATAATAAAATAAAATTTAATGAAATGATTATAGTACGTGATATACTTTTAACAAGTACTTGTGAACATCATTTTATAACTATTAATGGAGAAGCGACTATTGCATATATTCCTGAGACAAAAATTATTGGTTTATCAAAAATAAATAGGATTGCGCAATTTTATGCAAAACGACCTCAAATTCAAGAACGTTTAACAAAACAAATATTACTAGTTCTTCAGGTTTTATTACAAACGAAAAATGTTGCAATCATTATTCATATGAACCATTTTTGTGTTAAGGCTCGAGGAGTACGTGATACTAGTAGTAGTACTGTTACTTCATGTTTAGAGGGTTTATTTAAATCTGATAAAAGTATACGAGAAGAATTTTTTAAAAATAAAAAATGA
- the glyQ gene encoding glycine--tRNA ligase subunit alpha yields the protein MKNNYNNFSNLITILQKYWAEQECTIFQPLDLPIGAGTFHNTTFFGTIGPEPIKAAYIQSCRRPTDGRYGKNPNRLQHYYQFQVIIKPPLKNIQNIYLKSLNLLKINEKNNDIRFVEDNWENPTLGAWGIGWEVWLNGMEITQFTYFQQVGGLECDPVSVEITYGLERIAMHMQNQSNVYDLIWNENKFKKITYGDIFQQNEIEQSKYNFEYSNINLLFEYFQKYIFEAKDLIELKKPLLLVSYEKILQANHIFNLLDARKAISSSERQNYILKIRKLTKRIAQKYLYSKKK from the coding sequence ATGAAAAATAATTATAATAATTTTTCTAATTTAATTACAATTTTACAAAAATATTGGGCAGAACAAGAATGTACTATTTTTCAACCGTTGGATTTACCAATAGGAGCAGGTACATTCCATAATACAACATTTTTTGGAACAATTGGTCCAGAACCTATCAAAGCAGCATATATACAATCTTGTCGACGCCCTACTGATGGAAGATATGGAAAGAATCCAAATCGTTTACAACATTATTATCAATTTCAAGTAATCATAAAACCTCCTTTAAAAAATATTCAAAATATTTATTTAAAATCATTAAATTTACTAAAAATAAACGAAAAAAATAACGATATACGTTTTGTAGAAGATAATTGGGAAAACCCTACTTTAGGTGCTTGGGGTATTGGTTGGGAAGTTTGGTTAAATGGAATGGAAATTACTCAATTTACTTATTTTCAACAAGTAGGGGGGCTAGAATGCGATCCGGTAAGTGTAGAAATAACTTATGGATTAGAAAGAATAGCTATGCATATGCAAAATCAATCAAATGTGTATGACCTTATTTGGAATGAAAATAAATTTAAAAAAATTACTTATGGTGATATTTTTCAACAAAACGAAATTGAACAATCAAAATATAATTTTGAATACTCTAATATTAATTTATTATTTGAATATTTTCAAAAATATATATTTGAAGCAAAAGATTTAATAGAATTAAAAAAACCATTATTATTAGTATCTTACGAAAAAATATTGCAAGCAAATCATATTTTTAATTTATTAGATGCAAGAAAAGCAATATCTTCTAGCGAACGCCAAAATTATATCCTAAAAATTCGAAAATTAACTAAAAGAATTGCACAAAAATATTTATATTCAAAAAAAAAATAA
- the glyS gene encoding glycine--tRNA ligase subunit beta yields MTKKTFLVEIGTEELPSKILKNIILVFYKNFIDELNSNKILYKKINYFSTPRRLALQVIELDTSEKINEKIKKGPAIKHAFDQEGNPTQAAYYWAKSCKINLNQAERLKTQKGEWIIHRVKEKQENVELLFPKIIEKILKNINLKNTMRWETGNLKFVRPIRNIAMLLDTKVIKSIIFNLTSKNLLHHHISCKEDKIYIKNATEYPFILFKKNKIIANYETRKEKIKKEVKKIAKTVNGITKIDLFLLEEITSLVESPKALLATFKKDYIDYIPEEILTHTIEKQQKCFAIYNINLRNKILPYFIFIANINSKKNKEVVLGNEKVMHARLSDIMFFLKKDRKIKLENNLPLLKKVLFYNKLGTLYEKTLRLQILVEWLSSYINKINKDHLIRSCLLSKCDLVTQMVGEFPELQGTIGMHYALENKENKEVATAIQEQYLPSFSGDKLPSTNIGCLLSISDKIDTLSGMFYIGEIPSPEKDPFGLRRATLGILRIIIVKKIPIDLKKLVEISLKIYTTKKIDYPIISKKIIKFFISRLSSFYEKKRYNIKVIKSVLSCQLTEPLDIDKRINAISNFKKIESIILISKRIDNILKNNNQTIFNQIKIELIKQTEEQDLFKEIKNFNDKTKKLFTEKKYKEILLAIKNLEKPVHNFFDKVQINHSNLEIKTNRLLFLIKIQKIFLKIAHFSYLY; encoded by the coding sequence ATGACAAAAAAAACATTTTTAGTAGAAATAGGAACTGAAGAGCTTCCTTCTAAAATCCTTAAAAATATAATTTTAGTTTTTTATAAAAATTTCATAGATGAACTAAACTCTAATAAAATTTTATATAAAAAAATCAATTATTTTTCTACTCCAAGAAGATTAGCTTTACAGGTTATAGAACTTGATACTTCAGAAAAAATAAATGAGAAAATAAAGAAAGGTCCAGCAATAAAACACGCCTTTGATCAAGAAGGAAATCCAACACAAGCAGCTTATTATTGGGCTAAAAGTTGTAAAATTAATTTAAATCAAGCTGAGAGATTAAAAACTCAAAAAGGTGAATGGATTATACATCGTGTAAAAGAAAAACAAGAAAATGTTGAATTATTATTCCCTAAAATAATAGAAAAAATACTTAAAAATATTAATTTAAAAAACACCATGAGGTGGGAAACTGGTAATCTTAAATTTGTTCGTCCTATTCGTAACATAGCAATGCTATTAGACACAAAAGTTATTAAAAGTATAATATTTAACCTTACTTCTAAAAATTTACTTCATCACCATATTTCTTGTAAAGAAGATAAAATTTATATTAAAAATGCAACAGAATATCCGTTTATTCTTTTTAAGAAGAATAAAATAATAGCTAATTATGAGACTCGTAAAGAAAAAATAAAAAAAGAAGTAAAAAAAATAGCAAAAACAGTTAATGGGATTACAAAAATAGATCTTTTTCTACTTGAAGAAATTACTTCTTTAGTAGAATCTCCGAAAGCTCTTTTAGCAACTTTTAAAAAAGATTACATTGATTATATACCTGAAGAAATACTTACTCATACCATAGAAAAACAACAAAAATGTTTTGCGATATACAATATTAATTTAAGAAATAAAATTTTACCATATTTTATTTTTATTGCGAACATTAATTCGAAAAAAAATAAAGAAGTTGTTTTGGGAAATGAAAAAGTTATGCATGCGCGTTTATCAGATATAATGTTCTTTTTAAAAAAAGACAGAAAAATAAAATTAGAAAATAATCTCCCACTTTTAAAAAAAGTGTTGTTTTATAACAAGTTAGGTACATTATATGAAAAAACATTACGCTTGCAAATACTTGTAGAATGGCTTTCTTCTTATATCAATAAAATTAATAAAGATCACTTAATCAGATCATGTCTTTTATCAAAATGTGATCTTGTAACTCAGATGGTAGGCGAATTTCCAGAATTACAAGGTACAATAGGAATGCATTATGCTTTAGAAAATAAAGAAAATAAAGAAGTTGCTACAGCTATTCAAGAACAATACTTACCTTCTTTTTCAGGTGATAAATTGCCTTCCACTAACATAGGTTGCTTATTATCTATTTCTGATAAAATAGATACTCTATCAGGTATGTTTTATATTGGAGAAATTCCAAGTCCAGAAAAAGATCCATTTGGATTAAGACGAGCTACTTTAGGAATACTACGTATTATTATAGTTAAAAAAATACCGATAGATTTAAAAAAATTAGTTGAAATTAGCCTAAAAATCTATACTACTAAAAAAATAGATTATCCAATTATATCTAAAAAGATTATAAAATTTTTTATATCACGATTATCATCTTTTTATGAAAAAAAAAGATATAATATTAAAGTTATTAAATCAGTATTATCCTGTCAATTAACAGAACCGTTAGACATTGATAAACGAATTAATGCAATATCTAATTTTAAAAAAATAGAATCAATTATATTAATTTCTAAAAGAATAGATAATATATTAAAAAATAATAATCAAACAATTTTTAATCAAATTAAAATTGAATTAATAAAACAAACAGAAGAACAAGATTTATTCAAAGAAATAAAAAATTTTAATGATAAAACCAAAAAATTATTTACAGAAAAAAAATATAAAGAAATATTATTAGCAATAAAAAATCTTGAAAAACCTGTACACAATTTTTTTGATAAGGTACAAATAAATCATTCCAATCTTGAAATTAAAACAAATAGATTGTTGTTTTTGATAAAAATTCAAAAAATTTTTTTAAAAATAGCACATTTTTCTTATTTATATTAA
- the yajC gene encoding preprotein translocase subunit YajC, protein MSFFIKDVNAAVSQSLEGNSYSLVFMLVTFVLIFYFMLFRPQQKKDKEHKKLMNSISLGDEVMTTSGFLGRVKKVTKNGYVLLQLNNTTEIFIKKDFIISSLPKGTLESL, encoded by the coding sequence ATGAGTTTTTTTATTAAAGATGTAAATGCAGCAGTAAGTCAATCATTAGAAGGGAATTCTTACTCATTGGTTTTTATGTTAGTCACATTTGTATTAATATTTTATTTTATGCTTTTTCGTCCTCAACAAAAAAAAGATAAAGAACATAAAAAACTTATGAATTCTATTTCTTTAGGAGATGAAGTAATGACAACTAGCGGTTTTTTAGGACGAGTTAAAAAAGTTACTAAAAACGGTTATGTTTTACTTCAATTAAATAATACAACAGAAATATTTATAAAAAAAGATTTTATAATTTCATCTCTTCCCAAAGGTACTTTAGAATCTTTGTAA